One region of Armigeres subalbatus isolate Guangzhou_Male chromosome 3, GZ_Asu_2, whole genome shotgun sequence genomic DNA includes:
- the LOC134220289 gene encoding uncharacterized protein LOC134220289: protein MYANGYKYWLAYRKGSSGYYRCSRYKNNCPGRCTLNEDGLMQNSTPHNHPPEEDRIAVDRFRKVLSQRAANETTDLHAIYLEEATRRHADASLLYSFLQAESCMRKARRRKPFLLVPCDIEELGGFLKSSELFRIHCGSNMDAFYQTTVRAQDAIGLVLWHQRTMVALGTIDNLFIDCSLEIRRSGLSNCRVLLGSTIFQGRCVPVIYAIMSAKTHDLCTKIFAYLKEQLREHMVPTSILTEPDDMMHNVLEESFPEAAVKVYWHHYMAAVLECRKKLNMMDETNKGYMNSAFRMLLVLPLLPSDYLHKGLQALIKWMNQKNILTENMRTLCNYVANVWLANIGYKRLSMFDQTLGNSSLVQTHLNNLRCKNDQEKYTVLQMLEHLTQVATKQYVIINKNIKRIADIGRSKKVRRKANLVHEEAIINAKELWYDMPQQLKDPLQFLQVCSHCITSAILADKSVAPELSKNSLSIPMSTQINGQSSPALYCDRISLVSNIIPTVEAEPPPLVFFSKLRRIQSTELCRKQMGPPPLVPLITNKN from the exons ATGTATGCAAACGGATACAAATATTGGCTAGCATACCGGAAAGGCTCCTCAGG TTACTACCGTTGCTCTCGCTACAAGAATAACTGCCCTGGCCGTTGCACGCTGAACGAAGACGGACTGATGCAGAACTCTACCCCGCATAATCATCCTCCGGAGGAGGATCGCATTGCGGTGGATCGTTTCCGGAAGGTACTTTCGCAAAGGGCGGCTAATGAGACCACTGATCTGCACGCCATCTACTTGGAAGAAGCGACCAGGCGACATGCCGACGCTTCCCTTCTCTACTCCTTCTTGCAGGCAGAGTCCTGTATGCGGAAAGCTCGAAGAAGGAAACCGTTTCTCTTGGTGCCATGTGATATTGAAGAGTTAGGAGGCTTTCTAAAAAGTTCGGAATTGTTTCGGATACACTGCGGCAGCAATATGGATGCATTTTACCAAACTACAGTTAGGGCCCAAGATGCAATTGGTTTGGTGCTGTGGCATCAACGAACGATGGTTGCGCTTGGGACGATTGATAATCTATTTATAGATTGTAGCTTGGAAATCCGTAGAAGTGGATTATCCAACTGTCGTGTATTACTGGGTTCAACTATCTTCCAGGGCAGATGCGTTCCCGTGATATATGCCATTATGAGCGCGAAAACTCATGATCTTTGTACAAAGATATTTGCGTACCTCAAAGAACAGTTGAGGGAGCACATGGTTCCAACTTCAATACTGACCGAGCCAGATGATATGATGCATAATGTATTGGAAGAAAGTTTCCCTGAAGCTGCAGTTAAAGTTTATTGGCATCATTATATGGCAGCAGTTTTGGAATGCAGGAAAAAATTAAACATGATGGATGAAACTAATAAAGGATATATGAACAGTGCATTTAGAATGTTGTTGGTGTTGCCATTGCTACCTAGCGATTATTTACATAAAGGCCTACAAGCATTAATAAAATGGATGAATCAGAAAAAT ATACTAACGGAAAACATGCGCACTCTTTGCAATTATGTGGCAAACGTTTGGCTCGCCAACATCGGATACAAGCGACTATCGATGTTTGATCAAACACTTGGCAACAGCAGTTTAGTTCAAACACACCTCAACAACCTCCGCTGTAAAAATGATCAAGAAAAATACACAGTACTTCAAATGTTGGAACATTTAACGCAAGTGGCCACAAAACAAtatgtaataataaataaaaacatcaAAAGAATAGCTGATATTGGTCGATCGaagaaagtaagaaggaaagCGAATTTGGTACATGAAGAGGCAATCATTAATGCTAAAGAGCTATGGTACGACATGCCTCAGCAACTCAAAGATCCATTACAATTTCTGCAAGTATGCAGCCATTGCATTACTAGCGCTATTCTAGCGGACAAAAGTGTAGCTCCAGAGCTATCAAAAAATTCACTGTCAATTCCAATGTCCACTCAGATAAATGGACAAAGTTCACCTGCATTGTATTGTGATAGAATATCTCTTGTGTCGAATATTATTCCAACAGTAGAAGCTGAACCCCCACCATTagtgtttttctcgaaattgaggCGAATTCAATCCACAGAGCTATGTAGGAAACAAATGGGACCACCACCACTTGTACCATTGATTACAAACAAGAATTAG